A single window of Eucalyptus grandis isolate ANBG69807.140 chromosome 1, ASM1654582v1, whole genome shotgun sequence DNA harbors:
- the LOC104446729 gene encoding calcium-dependent protein kinase 1 has protein sequence MGNNCVGSRVSRDGFFQSISNSVFWYRSSDNMDGHRGISDRSTSVSTDREAPLSVQDKPPIHVMIVKEEPKMEQVTKQKEDTKAMGQATRVVEIKLPQPSRQKEDVKPAVPARPKKSLHVKKPSSTRLMADSVLRTKTGHLKEYYKLGRKLGHGQFGTTFLCVEKATGKEYACKSIAQRKLLTKDDVEDVRREIEIMHHLAGHSNVISIKGAYEDSVAVHMVMELCTGGELFDRIVKRGHYTERKAAQLARTIVGVVEACHSLGVMHRDLKPENFLFINEQEDSPLKTIDFGLSIFFKPGETFSDVVGSPYYVAPEVLRKNYGPEADVWSAGVILYILLSGVPPFWGESEEEIFEEVLHGDLDFSSDPWPKITASAKDLVRRMLIRNPKKRITAHQVLCHPWIQVDGVAPDKPLDSAVLSRLKQFSAMNKFKKMALRVIAESLSEEEIAGLKEMFKMIDTDNSGLITFEELKAGLKKFGANLNESEMLDLMKAADVDNSGTIDYGEFVAATLHLNKVEKEDHLFAAFSYFDRDGSGYITQDELQQACEEFGIEDVRLEEMIQEVDQDNDGRIDYNEFVAMMQKGDGDPGTKGLKSRSIRIGYREALPVC, from the exons ATGGGAAATAATTGCGTCGGTTCAAGAGTTTCTAGAGATGGTTTCTTTCAGTCCATCTCGAATTCGGTGTTTTGGTATCGGTCGAGCGATAATATGGATGGTCATAGAGGGATCTCCGATCGATCGACATCCGTCAGTACGGACAGAGAAGCTCCTCTGTCTGTTCAGGATAAGCCCCCGATCCACGTCATGATAGTTAAGGAGGAGCCGAAAATGGAGCAGGTCACGAAGCAAAAGGAAGATACTAAAGCAATGGGACAAGCGACGCGCGTTGTGGAGATCAAATTGCCACAGCCCTCGAGACAAAAGGAGGATGTCAAACCAGCAGTGCCAGCAAGACCCAAGAAATCTCTCCATGTGAAGAAGCCTTCGAGCACAAGGCTCATGGCAGATTCGGTGTTACGAACAAAGACCGGTCACTTGAAGGAGTACTACAAGTTGGGGCGGAAGCTTGGACACGGTCAGTTTGGCACTACATTCCTTTGCGTGGAGAAGGCGACTGGTAAAGAGTACGCTTGCAAGTCCATCGCGCAGAGGAAATTGTTGACAAAGGACGATGTCGAGGATGTGAGACGGGAAATAGAGATAATGCATCACTTGGCAGGGCATTCTAATGTGATATCCATCAAAGGGGCATATGAGGATTCCGTGGCAGTTCATATGGTTATGGAATTGTGCACTGGAGGCGAGCTCTTTGACAGGATTGTAAAGAGGGGGCATTACACTGAAAGGAAAGCAGCTCAACTTGCCAGGACTATAGTTGGTGTTGTGGAAGCTTGCCATTCCCTCGGGGTCATGCATCGAGATCTTAAGCCAGAgaattttttgttcattaatgAACAGGAGGATTCGCCCCTCAAGACGATAGACTTCGGATTATCAATCTTCTTCAAGCCAG GGGAGACTTTTTCTGATGTAGTAGGAAGCCCGTATTATGTTGCACCTGAAGTTCTGCGGAAGAATTACGGTCCAGAGGCAGATGTATGGAGCGCCGGTGTGATCCTCTACATTCTCCTAAGTGGTGTTCCTCCATTTTGGGGTG AATCTGAGGAGGAGATATTTGAAGAGGTTTTGCATGGCGATCTTGACTTTTCATCAGATCCTTGGCCTAAGATAACTGCAAGTGCTAAAGATCTAGTCAGAAGAATGCTTATCAGGAATCCTAAAAAGCGGATAACTGCTCATCAAGTCCTTT GTCACCCTTGGATTCAAGTTGATGGGGTAGCTCCAGACAAGCCTCTTGATTCTGCAGTCCTGAGTCGCTTGAAACAGTTCTCCGCcatgaacaaatttaagaaGATGGCCCTTAGA GTTATAGCAGAGAGCCTTTCTGAAGAAGAAATTGCTGGGTTGAAAGAAATGTTCAAGATGATTGACACAGACAACAGTGGTCTTATTACTTTTGAAGAACTTAAAGCTGGACTTAAAAAATTTGGCGCAAACCTTAATGAGTCCGAAATGCTAGATCTGATGAAGGCT GCCGATGTCGACAATAGCGGCACCATTGACTATGGGGAATTTGTTGCTGCGACTTTGCATCTGAACAAAGTGGAGAAGGAAGACCATCTATTTGCTGCATTCTCATATTTTGATAGAGATGGAAGTGGCTATATCACTCAAGATGAGCTTCAACAAGCCTGTGAGGAGTTCGGCATAGAGGATGTCCGCTTGGAGGAAATGATCCAAGAAGTTGATCAGGACAAT GACGGTCGCATCGACTACAACGAGTTCGTGGCGATGATGCAAAAGGGAGACGGTGATCCTGGGACAAAGGGTCTAAAGAGTAGGAGTATCAGAATCGGTTATAGAGAAGCACTGCCCGTCTGTTAA